One window of Stenotrophomonas indicatrix genomic DNA carries:
- a CDS encoding GH92 family glycosyl hydrolase → MPMPTLDRRLLIAVAATAMFASGLAVAAPAKTAADKAYASVDPFIGTGGEGHTYPGATVPFGMVQLSPDTRIQPREKAYGWAAGYRYDDSSIVGFSHTHFSGTGHSDLGDILLMPFTGNPGLERGDPEKPRSGYASRFRHDDEKAEPGYYAVTLDDYKVRAELTTSARVGVHRYAFHKGTEAKVLLDMRTSMYDYPGKILWSRVRVRGDGTITGFRETRGWAAGRQLYFAMRFSRPLASHELHNTEQDIVYKGFAPPGEKDPKQRAQIEGRQLVGTFDFGKLEAPLVVKVAISPVSEAGAIANLEAEVADFDFDRVRAQAKQEWTQALSVLDIDAPEHARRSAYTALYHTLLGPTLFMDADGQYRGADNAVHQAKGYTNYSTFSLWDTYRALHPLLTLVQPEKRNSDFVNSMLAHHEHSPYGMLPVWSFHGLEDWCMIGYHAVPVIADAYVKGIRGFDADKALKAMVETANYGPYDGIAQYRELGYVPIDEEGEAASKTLEYAFDDWTIARMAQAMGKADVAATFDKRAGNWRNAFDKDTGFMRARKRDGSFRTPFDPSASGYGTDYTEGNAWQYSWYVPQDVAGLAVAHGGSDKLLARLDEVFNAKVDPAIFEHMEDITGLIGWYAHGNEPSHHVAYLYSHAGQPWRTQARLKQIMDTQYADRPDGLAGNDDVGQMSAWYVFTALGFYPVAPGSGEYILGRPFLPKTAMRLPNGKTFTIVAEGLDDKHTYVGSVTLNGKPLQRTFLRHDEILAGGELHFTMQAEPNKDWPGQGAQAPYSMSP, encoded by the coding sequence ATGCCGATGCCCACGCTGGACCGTCGCCTCCTGATCGCTGTCGCCGCTACGGCGATGTTCGCCTCCGGCCTGGCTGTGGCCGCCCCGGCCAAGACCGCCGCCGACAAGGCCTATGCCTCGGTCGATCCGTTCATTGGTACCGGCGGTGAGGGGCATACCTACCCCGGTGCAACGGTGCCGTTCGGCATGGTCCAGCTCAGTCCGGATACACGCATCCAGCCCCGCGAGAAGGCCTATGGCTGGGCGGCGGGCTATCGCTATGACGACAGCAGCATCGTCGGCTTCTCGCACACGCACTTCTCCGGCACCGGCCATTCAGACCTGGGCGACATCCTGCTGATGCCGTTCACCGGCAACCCGGGCCTGGAGCGCGGCGACCCCGAAAAGCCCAGGAGTGGTTACGCCTCGCGCTTCCGCCATGACGACGAGAAGGCCGAGCCGGGCTACTACGCGGTCACCCTGGACGACTACAAGGTGCGCGCCGAACTGACCACCAGCGCACGCGTGGGCGTGCATCGCTACGCGTTCCACAAGGGCACCGAGGCCAAGGTGCTGCTGGACATGCGTACCAGCATGTATGACTACCCGGGCAAGATCCTGTGGTCACGGGTGCGCGTGCGTGGCGATGGCACCATCACCGGTTTCCGCGAGACCCGCGGTTGGGCCGCCGGCCGCCAGCTGTATTTCGCCATGCGTTTCTCGCGGCCGCTGGCCAGCCACGAACTGCACAACACCGAGCAGGACATCGTCTACAAGGGCTTTGCGCCCCCGGGCGAGAAGGACCCGAAGCAGCGCGCGCAGATCGAGGGGCGGCAGCTGGTGGGCACCTTCGACTTCGGCAAGCTGGAGGCGCCGCTGGTGGTGAAGGTGGCGATCTCGCCGGTCAGCGAGGCGGGCGCCATCGCCAACCTGGAGGCTGAGGTGGCCGACTTCGATTTCGACCGCGTGCGTGCGCAGGCAAAGCAGGAGTGGACGCAGGCGTTGTCGGTGCTGGATATCGATGCGCCGGAGCATGCACGTCGCAGCGCCTACACCGCGCTGTACCACACGCTGCTGGGGCCGACGCTGTTCATGGATGCCGACGGCCAGTACCGCGGCGCCGATAACGCCGTGCACCAGGCCAAGGGCTATACGAATTATTCGACGTTCTCGCTGTGGGATACCTACCGCGCCCTGCACCCCTTGTTGACCCTGGTGCAGCCGGAGAAGCGCAACAGCGATTTCGTCAATTCCATGCTGGCCCATCACGAGCACAGTCCTTACGGCATGTTGCCGGTGTGGTCGTTCCACGGCCTGGAAGACTGGTGCATGATCGGCTACCACGCGGTGCCGGTGATCGCCGATGCCTACGTGAAGGGCATCCGTGGTTTCGACGCGGACAAGGCGCTGAAGGCGATGGTGGAGACCGCCAACTACGGCCCTTACGATGGCATCGCGCAGTATCGTGAGCTGGGCTACGTACCGATCGACGAAGAAGGTGAAGCGGCCAGCAAGACGCTGGAATACGCCTTCGATGACTGGACCATCGCGCGCATGGCGCAGGCGATGGGCAAGGCCGATGTGGCGGCAACCTTCGACAAGCGTGCCGGCAACTGGCGCAATGCCTTCGACAAGGACACTGGCTTCATGCGTGCGCGCAAGCGCGATGGCAGCTTCCGCACGCCGTTCGATCCCAGCGCCAGTGGCTACGGCACCGACTACACCGAAGGCAATGCCTGGCAGTACTCGTGGTACGTGCCGCAGGATGTGGCAGGCCTTGCAGTCGCACATGGTGGCAGCGACAAGTTGCTGGCGCGCCTGGATGAAGTGTTCAACGCCAAGGTCGATCCGGCCATCTTCGAACACATGGAAGACATCACCGGCCTGATCGGCTGGTATGCGCATGGCAACGAACCCAGCCACCACGTGGCCTACCTGTATTCGCATGCCGGCCAGCCGTGGCGCACGCAGGCACGCCTGAAGCAGATCATGGACACCCAGTACGCCGACCGCCCCGATGGCCTGGCCGGCAACGATGACGTCGGCCAGATGTCGGCGTGGTACGTGTTCACCGCGCTGGGCTTTTACCCGGTGGCGCCGGGCTCGGGCGAGTACATCCTCGGCCGGCCGTTCCTGCCGAAGACCGCAATGCGCCTGCCCAACGGCAAGACCTTCACCATCGTGGCCGAAGGCCTGGACGACAAGCACACGTATGTGGGCAGCGTGACCCTCAACGGCAAGCCATTGCAGCGCACCTTCCTGCGCCACGATGAGATCCTGGCCGGTGGCGAACTGCACTTCACCATGCAGGCCGAGCCGAACAAGGACTGGCCGGGGCAAGGCGCGCAGGCGCCGTATTCGATGAGCCCGTGA
- a CDS encoding autotransporter outer membrane beta-barrel domain-containing protein — MDGACGLSAQHCLDPRSATRASAGASPPLKKTTTMAICPMPVFPPARTLPMALMAALAIPSPHALAGAVSGPDASHVVQPGDRAEDWFITDGALLELSPQSRALIAFVTDSRLKATDAHINEVIATRGHVNVRGGTLGTLGRGTVAARFRYSVGHLEDLDIIATGKGIEALRSGTEVHVSRSTVTANQVGVDAADNAQVFLDDVRVEATNYFASTGVKLMDSKAWITGSHIQAGDVAMTMADSSADITNSTLSGRTLGLQIIGNATSAQAHVKGASILTTNGTAVALSGTASLTLRDSHLSGEGSYGIGLRLQDGSSLAAYGGHIHGDLSALRVESGRQGSRVLLDGVQVKASTGDAILVTPVISAIIPIELRGGTTMSAGSGTLLRAQAGAQVDLLVSASHLAGNLVGHSSAALDVTLRDGATLIGQIDQARAVAVQGARWQLTADSRIDSLRLDQGGLIALGQGGAFHVLNILGDFTGSGGTIVLNTVLAGDNALTDKLIIGGDTSGTTHIRVNNVGGAGAQTDRGIELIQVGGASNGKFTLVGRAVGGQYDYFLHKGAAGDGNWYLRSQLPPLPDPCEADPSICTPPVDPVDPVDPVDPVDPVDPVDPVDPVDPVDPVDPVDPVDPVDPVEPVGPVDPIAPTPVLRPEPGAYLANLRAAQTMFRLGHHEREAGQNGGRAWARVEGSRGGFQAISHQLVIRGNSQALTVGADVWRHDSGSSVGVMLSSGNATSTSTNELTGHYACGRVKGEALGIYGTWRGGIGADPYAGFYVDGSVQRAQFRNRVEGIGLADERYDSRAWQGAVEAGYAFRVGGASNGGIHLEPQLQLGYNRWDSNRHTEANGTVVTTEDADGLFGRAGLRLYGGPRWGNGTTDVQPYVAAHWLHTRAESQIRMDGEIVDARIPRSRGEFSAGASLKSGNGVSTWVGLSLQKASSFHQTSAQVGVSYSW, encoded by the coding sequence TTGGATGGTGCCTGCGGCCTCTCCGCTCAACACTGTCTCGACCCGCGCAGCGCCACTCGCGCATCGGCTGGGGCAAGCCCCCCGTTAAAGAAGACCACCACCATGGCAATCTGCCCGATGCCGGTTTTTCCGCCCGCACGAACGCTGCCCATGGCACTGATGGCCGCGCTCGCCATCCCTTCGCCCCACGCGCTGGCCGGCGCTGTTTCGGGACCTGATGCAAGCCATGTTGTCCAGCCCGGCGATCGAGCCGAGGACTGGTTCATCACCGATGGCGCGCTGCTCGAGTTGTCACCCCAGTCCCGAGCCCTGATCGCATTCGTAACCGATTCCCGTCTGAAGGCAACCGATGCCCATATCAATGAAGTGATCGCCACCCGAGGACATGTCAACGTCCGTGGTGGAACGTTGGGCACCCTCGGCAGGGGCACGGTGGCTGCGCGTTTCCGCTACAGCGTGGGCCACCTGGAAGATCTCGACATCATTGCAACTGGCAAAGGCATCGAGGCGCTGCGCAGTGGCACCGAGGTGCATGTCAGCCGATCCACGGTGACCGCCAATCAGGTTGGCGTGGACGCCGCTGACAACGCACAGGTCTTTCTCGATGATGTGCGAGTGGAGGCTACCAACTACTTCGCCAGTACCGGGGTGAAGCTGATGGACAGCAAAGCCTGGATCACCGGCAGCCACATCCAGGCCGGCGACGTGGCGATGACCATGGCCGACAGCAGCGCCGATATCACCAACAGCACCCTCAGTGGCCGCACACTTGGGCTGCAGATCATCGGCAATGCGACTTCCGCGCAGGCGCACGTGAAGGGAGCCTCTATCCTCACAACGAATGGCACCGCAGTGGCGCTGTCTGGTACCGCCAGTCTGACACTCCGTGACAGCCACCTGAGTGGCGAGGGTTCCTACGGCATCGGATTGCGGCTGCAGGACGGCAGTTCGCTCGCCGCCTATGGCGGTCATATCCACGGAGACCTTTCGGCGCTGCGTGTGGAATCAGGCCGTCAAGGCAGTCGCGTCCTGCTCGACGGCGTCCAGGTCAAAGCAAGCACTGGGGATGCGATCCTCGTCACCCCTGTTATCTCGGCGATCATTCCAATCGAGTTACGCGGCGGCACGACAATGAGCGCTGGCAGCGGCACCCTCTTGCGCGCGCAGGCTGGCGCCCAGGTGGACCTGCTGGTGTCTGCCTCTCATCTGGCGGGCAATCTGGTGGGCCACTCAAGCGCCGCGCTGGATGTCACCCTGCGTGATGGCGCTACGTTGATCGGGCAGATCGACCAGGCGCGGGCAGTTGCTGTGCAGGGTGCGCGGTGGCAACTGACTGCCGACAGCCGCATCGACAGCCTGCGGCTCGACCAGGGTGGCCTGATAGCGCTTGGACAGGGTGGAGCATTCCACGTCTTGAACATCCTTGGCGATTTCACCGGCAGTGGTGGCACGATTGTCCTCAATACCGTGCTGGCCGGCGACAACGCACTCACCGACAAACTGATCATCGGCGGCGATACCAGCGGCACCACCCATATACGCGTCAACAATGTGGGCGGTGCCGGTGCGCAGACAGACCGGGGCATCGAGCTGATCCAGGTGGGCGGCGCTTCCAACGGCAAGTTCACCCTGGTTGGCCGTGCCGTAGGCGGACAGTACGACTACTTCCTGCACAAGGGCGCGGCTGGCGATGGCAACTGGTATCTGCGCTCACAGCTACCTCCCCTTCCCGACCCGTGCGAGGCCGATCCGAGCATCTGCACGCCTCCGGTTGATCCGGTTGATCCAGTCGATCCGGTTGATCCAGTCGATCCGGTTGATCCAGTCGATCCGGTTGATCCAGTCGATCCGGTTGATCCAGTCGATCCGGTTGATCCAGTCGATCCGGTTGATCCGGTTGAACCGGTTGGTCCAGTCGATCCAATTGCTCCGACGCCTGTGCTGCGACCCGAGCCCGGCGCCTACCTGGCCAACCTGCGGGCCGCGCAGACGATGTTCCGCCTGGGCCATCACGAGCGCGAGGCTGGCCAGAATGGTGGCCGTGCGTGGGCACGCGTGGAGGGTTCGCGCGGTGGTTTCCAGGCGATCAGCCATCAGCTGGTCATCCGCGGCAACAGCCAGGCGCTGACCGTCGGCGCCGATGTGTGGCGTCACGATTCGGGCAGCAGCGTGGGCGTGATGTTGTCCAGCGGCAACGCCACCAGCACCTCCACCAATGAGCTGACGGGCCATTACGCCTGCGGCAGGGTAAAGGGCGAAGCGCTGGGCATCTACGGCACCTGGCGTGGTGGCATTGGCGCCGACCCATATGCGGGTTTCTACGTGGATGGATCAGTGCAGCGCGCGCAGTTCCGCAACCGGGTGGAAGGCATCGGCCTGGCCGACGAACGCTATGACAGCCGTGCATGGCAGGGTGCGGTGGAAGCCGGCTACGCCTTCCGCGTGGGCGGTGCCAGCAACGGCGGTATCCATCTGGAACCGCAGCTGCAGCTGGGTTACAACCGCTGGGACAGCAACCGCCACACCGAAGCCAACGGCACAGTGGTGACCACCGAAGATGCCGATGGCCTGTTCGGCCGTGCCGGCCTGCGTCTGTACGGTGGGCCGCGCTGGGGCAACGGAACGACCGACGTGCAGCCGTACGTCGCGGCCCACTGGCTGCACACCCGCGCCGAATCGCAGATCCGCATGGATGGTGAGATTGTGGACGCCCGTATTCCGCGTAGCCGTGGCGAGTTCAGTGCCGGTGCGTCGCTGAAGTCCGGCAACGGTGTAAGTACCTGGGTCGGGCTGTCGCTGCAGAAGGCCAGCAGTTTCCACCAGACCAGTGCGCAGGTGGGTGTGAGCTACAGCTGGTAA
- a CDS encoding thioredoxin family protein — protein sequence MPFMCDHMAAEPARAEVDAQAGWLLLEFGAPWCGHCQAAQPTLQAFVDAHDLPHWKIEDGKGKPLGRSFQVKLWPTVILLRDGKEVARVVRPVDAADLATLRSALPD from the coding sequence ATGCCCTTCATGTGTGACCATATGGCAGCCGAGCCGGCTCGCGCGGAGGTGGATGCGCAGGCCGGTTGGCTGCTGCTCGAATTCGGCGCGCCGTGGTGCGGCCATTGCCAGGCCGCGCAACCAACGCTGCAGGCCTTCGTGGACGCGCATGACCTGCCGCACTGGAAGATCGAAGACGGCAAGGGCAAGCCGCTGGGCCGCTCGTTCCAGGTAAAACTGTGGCCGACGGTGATCCTGTTGCGTGACGGCAAGGAAGTGGCGCGCGTGGTGCGGCCTGTGGATGCGGCAGATCTCGCCACACTGCGGAGCGCGCTGCCGGATTGA
- a CDS encoding host attachment protein, whose amino-acid sequence MTRRIPEGTLIIVADGGSARVFTNVGNEHKLTLKQEGELRLQDISEQGVSGQGPSGAVPKDMSVSQLNEATFAKQVAEQLNEDALNNRYAHLVLIADPTTLGRIRPLLHKETQARLLADIAKDLTNAPLEDIQRTLQA is encoded by the coding sequence ATGACCCGTCGCATTCCCGAAGGCACTCTGATTATCGTCGCCGATGGTGGCTCGGCACGTGTGTTCACCAACGTCGGCAACGAGCACAAGCTCACCCTGAAGCAGGAAGGCGAGCTGCGGCTGCAGGACATCAGCGAACAGGGTGTGTCCGGTCAGGGGCCATCCGGCGCGGTGCCCAAGGACATGTCGGTCTCGCAGCTCAACGAGGCGACCTTCGCCAAGCAGGTGGCCGAGCAGCTCAATGAAGACGCACTCAACAACCGTTATGCGCATCTGGTGCTGATTGCCGATCCCACCACGCTGGGCCGCATCCGTCCCTTGCTGCATAAAGAGACGCAGGCGCGGTTGCTGGCCGACATCGCCAAGGATCTTACCAACGCGCCGCTGGAAGACATCCAGCGCACGCTGCAGGCGTAA
- the proP gene encoding glycine betaine/L-proline transporter ProP, with protein sequence MQDNSDAHAHFGWFKRRRHLKVDEITVVDKPMLKRAVGAAALGNAMEWFDFGVYGYLAVTIGQVFFPSSNPTAQVIAAFATFTVAFLVRPLGGMVFGPLGDRYGRQKVLAFTMIMMALGTFAIGLIPSYERIGIWAPVLLLLARVVQGFSTGGEYGGAATFIAEYSTDRNRGLMGSWLEFGTLGGYIAGAGTVTALHMLLSSAQMLDWGWRIPFLVAGPLGLLGLYMRMRLEETPAFRAYAEEAEKRDHERPGLGELLRVHGRQLIVCMGLVLVFNVTDYMLLTYMPSYLSVTMGYAESKGLLLIIIVMLVMMPLNIVGGLFSDKLGRRPMIIGACIALLVLAVPSLMLVGSGNDWLIFLGLMLLGLALVCFTSSMPSTLPALFYTPVRYSALSIAFNVSVSLFGGTTPLVTAWLVERTGDPLVPAYYLMGAAVIGLITMIFVKETAGLPLRGSPPAVGCNKEAAALLKSDAPVTVDRTLPPLPDVAEPEQVTPA encoded by the coding sequence ATGCAGGACAACTCCGATGCCCACGCCCATTTCGGCTGGTTCAAACGCCGCCGCCATCTGAAGGTCGACGAGATCACCGTTGTCGACAAACCCATGCTCAAGCGCGCCGTGGGCGCCGCTGCACTGGGCAATGCGATGGAATGGTTCGACTTCGGTGTCTATGGCTATCTCGCCGTCACCATCGGCCAGGTGTTCTTCCCGTCCAGCAACCCCACCGCGCAGGTGATCGCCGCGTTCGCCACGTTCACCGTGGCCTTCCTGGTACGCCCGCTGGGCGGCATGGTCTTCGGCCCCTTGGGCGACCGCTACGGGCGCCAGAAGGTACTGGCCTTCACCATGATCATGATGGCACTGGGCACCTTCGCCATCGGCCTGATTCCCTCTTACGAACGCATCGGCATCTGGGCGCCGGTGCTACTGCTGCTGGCGCGCGTGGTGCAGGGCTTCTCCACCGGTGGCGAGTATGGCGGCGCGGCAACGTTCATCGCCGAGTACTCCACCGACCGCAACCGCGGCCTGATGGGCAGCTGGCTGGAGTTCGGCACGCTGGGCGGCTACATCGCCGGCGCCGGTACGGTCACCGCACTGCACATGCTGCTGAGCAGCGCGCAGATGCTGGACTGGGGCTGGCGCATTCCGTTCCTGGTGGCCGGCCCACTCGGTCTGCTGGGCCTGTACATGCGCATGCGTCTGGAGGAAACGCCGGCGTTCCGTGCCTATGCAGAGGAAGCGGAAAAGCGTGACCACGAACGTCCGGGCCTGGGTGAGCTGCTGCGCGTGCACGGTCGCCAGCTGATCGTGTGCATGGGCCTGGTGCTGGTGTTCAACGTGACCGACTACATGCTGCTGACCTACATGCCCAGCTACCTGAGCGTGACCATGGGGTATGCGGAGAGCAAGGGGCTGCTGCTGATCATCATCGTGATGCTGGTGATGATGCCGTTGAACATCGTCGGTGGCCTTTTCAGCGACAAGCTGGGCCGGCGCCCGATGATCATCGGCGCCTGCATCGCGCTGCTGGTGCTGGCGGTGCCGAGCCTGATGCTGGTGGGCAGTGGCAACGACTGGCTGATCTTCCTTGGGCTGATGTTGCTGGGTCTGGCGCTGGTGTGCTTCACCAGTTCGATGCCATCCACGCTGCCGGCACTGTTCTATACGCCGGTGCGCTACAGCGCGCTGTCCATTGCGTTCAACGTGTCGGTGTCGCTGTTCGGTGGTACCACGCCGCTGGTGACCGCCTGGCTGGTGGAACGCACCGGCGACCCGCTGGTGCCGGCCTACTACCTGATGGGCGCGGCGGTGATCGGCCTGATCACGATGATCTTCGTGAAGGAAACCGCCGGCCTGCCGCTGCGTGGTTCGCCGCCGGCCGTGGGCTGCAACAAGGAGGCTGCCGCGCTGTTGAAGAGCGATGCGCCGGTAACAGTGGATCGCACCCTGCCGCCGTTGCCGGACGTAGCCGAACCGGAACAGGTGACCCCGGCCTGA
- a CDS encoding type II toxin-antitoxin system prevent-host-death family antitoxin, which translates to MTLPLDLPGLDKAPASSVKTRGWPSLMRTVREKQALVITNHNHPEAVIVDIKTYQELLARASGSDTEERSDVLSRLRTEFDQALAGLQQGEGLGKVMGKPIRRGHKVALGRPL; encoded by the coding sequence ATGACCCTCCCGCTCGACCTGCCCGGCCTCGACAAGGCCCCGGCGTCCTCGGTCAAGACCCGTGGCTGGCCCAGCCTGATGCGTACCGTGCGCGAGAAGCAGGCGCTGGTCATCACCAACCACAACCACCCCGAAGCGGTGATCGTGGACATCAAGACCTATCAGGAGCTGCTGGCCAGGGCCAGCGGCAGCGATACCGAAGAGCGCAGCGACGTGCTGTCGCGCCTGCGTACCGAGTTCGACCAGGCGCTGGCCGGGCTGCAGCAGGGTGAGGGGCTGGGCAAGGTGATGGGCAAACCGATCCGCCGCGGCCACAAGGTCGCGCTCGGCCGTCCGCTCTGA